From a region of the Zingiber officinale cultivar Zhangliang chromosome 4B, Zo_v1.1, whole genome shotgun sequence genome:
- the LOC121977587 gene encoding transcription factor bHLH96-like — protein sequence MTMPALATSADLAVFLVHDASHGSPYSAAPSSPSAFPFESLRVCPSSLPLALEPPRRAGGAGKRSWRRTRVCKSKEEAENQRMTHIAVERNRRRQINEHLAVLRAMMPESYVQRGDQASIVGGAIDFIKELEQFLQSLEAQKRALRRHPTSKSARAQSYTNTAIGNSRGGGSSSCTGDGLVANSPPFAHFFSFPQYSWLHAVHDQETRLSLPGLADIEVILVETHASVRVLSAQRPGQLFKMVAGIQNLGLSVLHLSVTTTLDSMVLYSLSIKVEEGCSLTTVDDIAAAIHRMLCLIEAEVTGLS from the exons ATGACGATGCCGGCCTTGGCTACCTCCGCCGACCTTGCCGTCTTCCTTGTTCACGACGCAAGCCATGGCTCCCCCTATTCCGCCGCGCCATCGTCTCCCTCTGCCTTCCCCTTCGAGAGCCTTCGCGTCTGTCCTTCCTCCCTGCCTCTCGCATTGGAGCCGCCGAGGCGTGCTGGTGGAGCTGGGAAACGCAGCTGGCGGCGCACTAGGGTGTGCAAGAGCAAAGAGGAGGCAGAGAACCAGCGGATGACGCACATCGCCGTCGAACGCAACCGTCGCCGCCAGATTAACGAGCATCTTGCGGTGCTGCGCGCCATGATGCCAGAGTCCTACGTCCAAAGG GGTGACCAAGCTTCGATTGTTGGAGGAGCCATTGATTTCATCAAGGAGCTTGAGCAGTTTCTCCAATCCCTTGAAGCGCAGAAGAGAGCACTTCGGCGACATCCTACATCCAAGTCTGCAAGAGCACAAAGCTATACTAACACCGCCATCGGAAACAGCCGCGGCGGCGGCAGTAGTAGCTGTACTGGCGACGGTCTGGTCGCGAATTCGCCTCCCTTTGCTCACTTCTTCTCGTTTCCGCAGTACTCCTGGCTTCACGCCGTGCATGATCAGGAGACTCGGCTTTCACTGCCCGGGTTGGCCGACATTGAGGTCATCTTGGTAGAGACGCACGCGAGCGTCCGAGTGCTCTCGGCGCAACGGCCCGGCCAGCTATTCAAGATGGTGGCTGGGATTCAAAACCTCGGGCTTAGCGTACTCCATCTCAGTGTCACCACCACCCTCGACTCAATGGTCCTCTACTCCCTTAGCATCAAG GTGGAGGAAGGGTGTAGTCTGACCACAGTCGATGACATTGCTGCTGCCATCCACCGTATGCTTTGCCTGATTGAAGCTGAGGTGACTGGTCTGTCCTAG